Sequence from the Miscanthus floridulus cultivar M001 chromosome 16, ASM1932011v1, whole genome shotgun sequence genome:
CATCACGTCTTCATACCAATATTAATTAAGAGGCAAAAAAGGGGCTGAAACTATATTACAATCGTGGTTAGGTTCGCTGGACACCAACCACATCAAGTCCAGATTCATTCTGTGGTCAAACATAGTATTCTTTGCAGTGCAGCTATGTACATAGAATGCCAACTAGCATCATTATGAGTTGTTCTTCCACTTACCTACCTTAAAGATCCACAACTCAATGTTGGCTCACCCTCCTTCCTATTTCACATTCGTTGTATTAATAATGCAATCTATATTTCAAATCTGCAGTATCTACAACATTAAATGAGCTAGGCGTTACACATTATGAGTTGTTCTGCCACTTGCCTACCATAAAGATCCACAACATGATGTTGGCTCACCCTCCTTCCTATTTTACATTCTATGTATTAATAATGCAATCTGCATTTCAAATCTGTAGTATCTACAACACTAAATGAGCTAGGCGTTACACATGATGTTAGCTCACCCTCTTTCCTATTTTACATTCTGTGTATTAATAATGCAATCTGCATTTCAAATCTGCAGTATCTACAACACTAAACGAGCTAGGCGTTACACTATCTGTTAGATCTTGAATAAGATTCTTTGAGTTGTTCCTTACCAAACAACGAGTCAATTTCTAGCCTATGGTGGATGCATGCCAGCTAGCACCAGATGGATAGGAAGATTAGTATAAATACCCATCGTTGAAGTAATCCTTTGCTTTGATAGAtccaaagctagaaggtaagcatAAGTAGATTGTAGCCAAACCCTCGAAAAATGGGTGACAAACCTATTACTACGATATCGGATGAGGAGGCAAAGGAACCAACTActctggatgaggaggaggataTTGAGGCATTAGCGGAGCCACCGGATTGGCTCCCTGATGGATGGATCATGGAGGTCTACCACGCTGAAGATGGCACCATTATTCGAGTATGTTTCTCAAACTATAGGAATAGTGCTTGTATATGATTCAACAAGTAATTGTGCCGTATGGAATGTCACCTGTAAACTAGACTTTCCTATTATTCAGATTTATGAACCTTTGAACTATTTTGCAAGCAGTACTATACTTCTCCCATATCAAATTACACATTCACCATGAAGTCGGAAGTATTGGAGTACCTTTTTTCCGGGATAGATGAGCGTATGCTGGAATCGAAGGAACGTGGTGCAGAAAACACACTTCAGGTGCCTGACTACAATTTTTTATGTATGACCAACTTTTTATTTTAGATGTGTTATTACAATTCTTTGTATGTTCATTATGCTTGCATATTCAGAGACAACATGAATGGCTTCCAAAGGGGTGGGTAATGGAGATAAGAGCTGGTGGGGAGAAGACAGACAAGATGTACAAGGTATATAGCCATGGGTTTAGTTAGTTGGTACCATTGCTATATTATATATATGTTGCTGGTTTTACATTACTTTGAGGCTCTCATAGTAACTAATAATTGCAATTAAACAAGTTATCTCTTAATGTAACATTCTTTTATTTGTATGCAAATTGTTACATTCAAACAATAAACTCAGTAGATACTAAATTTTCCAAATAATAAACGAATACATTGAACATATTTGAATTATAGAAGAGGATGATATGGAATAGCTAGATTCTGAGTACGTAATTGCACCCCAGTGAAGAGCAAACTAGAGTGGAGGTATGTAAGGAATATCACTGTATGAGATCATTGCATTTTTATATTCTTATAAACTTAACTATTGTTTTTATTTAGGAAACTTATTTATTACGTATATCCTATCCATTGTCTAGCTTTGATCCAAGAAACTTATTATAAATAAAGTTATGTATATGTTATCTTCAGGTCTTACAAGTAATTGAATTAATTTTGAAATGGAGCATCAAGTGCAAACAATGTTGTGTACCAATGATTTTAGTATACATTGATGGCTACTACTGATAGTCCTTATGGTTTCATTGTAGTTTTATGTCCACTCAATCACTGGTGTGCGATTGCTATCAAAGCAAGATGTACTACTATATATCAATGAGGCAAAGGTCTCTGGGTGCGACACCAATGGACAATGTGACACAAGTTCTGAAGACAATGTGTGTCTCTTGCTAGAACTTGTTCAACTCAAATAACACATTACATCTTTTTTtcagtgtttgatgtcttttctATTTATTTGTTTGGCATATGTGTAGATACTTGCAAAAGTGGACTTTCGGCCAAGCGGATTGCCTGAAGGTTGGGTAAAAGAAATAGTATATAGAAAAACAAAGGAAGGATTGATCAGGAGAGATCCGGTAAATAATATGGCTCATTAGTCATGATTTTTACCATTGAATGAATGAACATTACTTGATTTAGGAATCATTATTTTGCCTTATCATGCAGTATTACACGGATCCTGCTAGTTCCTACACATTCCGCACATTGAAATCTGCATTATCCTTCCTAGAAACTGGAACGGTATCCAAGCATGCAATTATTCAAAGGACAAGTGTTCATGATCTGTACTCTTTTGAAATATCCACAGATATGGTAATTGTTCTCTTGGTTTTTTGTTTATCTAGTGAAAATCTGCATGATATACTTTTTCCTAGTTGCTTGCATTTTGGACATTATCATCTAGAAACAAAGGTAGTGAATTTTGTTCCCTTGCCACTTGATTCATCCCCATTTGTCTTTCCTAACTTCCAAATGGTTTCGTATTTGCATTTCTTTCAATCACTTGTTACCTAGTTTGTTTTACCATTACCATCAGCAATGAGTAACTAGGAAACAATTATTTATGGGTCAACAATGTTATGGAAATCAACTTTCACTTAATGTTTTGTAGCGGTAATTTTATTTATGGTCTTGGTTTTTTGGCAATTGGGGACGAGATTTCTTATACTCCCTCCACCCACAAAAAGTTTACCTTCTCGACAAGTTTGCTTCCAAACTTTCCAATATTAGAATAATATAACTTTAAACTATTTAGTTTTCAAAAACATATATTGTAGGCTTCCAGCACTTTAGGTATCTCAATAGTATATATCAAAGAGCATATATATCATAGTGCACAAAATCAAATCTAATGACTATAAAGAGTAGCAGTGGAAAACTACAGAGGTAATTCTAGTATATAATTGATTAATTTTCTTTTCTATGGCAGCATGAAAGTTTACGTAATAGATTAATAGTAAATGAGAAGCCTTATCAGGAGCCCACAAGATCATCTCGGTCTAGGCGAGCATTGAAAATAGAACATGATCTAAATATAGATGACTGTAAGTTCCTACATTTGTTGTTATTATCATAAATTTTTGTACAGTTGTGTGCACACCTGCTTGAGTTTTTATTACTTTATTTATGTTCTAAAATTTTGCAAATACTTAAATGACATCAAAGATAGTATGGGGTTGGTTATCAAGAGTTTATATTTTGTTTTTTGCTACTTAAATTTTGCATTGTTGCTTCTAACGGTCTTCTCATTTCTTTTTGTGCATTGGGAATGATGGTATATGTGCTATCACAAAATTTTATGAAAACTCTCAGGGATTGTTTCCAAATTTTCTATGCAACAATAGATACtgaaatatcatatcttacatgGAAGCTTTAAATCTGATGTGCTTAGTTTGAGATAAAATAGGCAACATTATACTTTGGCCTTTAATTATTTGGCTTGTATTCTGACTTTTACTCAATTTATAAGCACCAGGTAAGTAAGCAAAGAATTAACTTTACAAATAAAAGTTTCAAGAGTATTGGTAGTTAGATGATTAACCAGACCATATGCCCATAATCcttagcatgcatagcacacaatACTAGTTAATATTGATGTGCACCACTAAGTTCATTTTTCACCTCTTCTTAAATCTTCTCATGTGGAATTTCGTTTGAATCCAACTCAAATTGGGACAGACGGGATAGCCCTGGTTATTTTGTGAATACCTCTTTTAGTGATGAACTACAATCTCAAGATACAAAATTGTGTGGTTGATTAGATGCATCCAACCTTCTTGATTGAAACACATGCCTCAATAGAAAGATTGTTTACATATGGAACTAGGCAGCACACATGTTCAATAACAAATTATACGTGAGATTTGAATGGTAAAAGTTAGTACACATGTACTGGTTCTATTTGAACAAATATTACTATTTTATCATTGTTTAATATGTTGTGTTTTCCCATCCATTCTCTGATACATAATTTATGGTTTTTAATGCTAGCAAAAGACGGTGATACCTCAGGTGGCACCGATTCAGCAAATGAGTCTGAATAAGAAAACATTAGAGGCAAGAAGGTTGCCAGCAAAAAAAGCAACTAGCTCAACGACAGGAAGGCCACCTCAATTTAGGATTAAGGAGGGGATGGACAATCAGGATGCAGACTAATGAAACTTCTTGCACACTACATACCAATAAAATTTCACCAACACTTATGATGTTGTGGTTTGTTCTTATTTTTAGTGTATTGTCATTACCAAAATAATAATTAATTGCAAAACCAAAACTTGAATTAGCTCATGTGAGACTGCAGAATTTGTTATCCTTAATGCTTCAAGTGCACTGAGTGCTAATAAATTTCTTTTGAATATATTCCAATTCATAACTCAGTGTTCAACATATTTCATAAGCAATACGATTATCTGGCTTCTGCATGTGTTGATGCATTAGTTGCACGTTGGGGGGTAGAACTGGTTGCTTACTGAGATTTAATATCTATCTATCTACAACTAAAAAGCCTCAAGTGTTAACGTCTACCCAGTAGCACCAAACACACCACTGACACAAGACCTCTAGCCGATTGAACATTTGTTCGTCCACCTTAGCACTAGTTATTTTTAATCTCCTCAGCACCATACATCACGACGCTAACACATCCTTCCCAAAATTGTGCATCTGCACGGCTTTGCATCTGTAGTCTGTACCCCTCCTAAAATCGTCCGCCCTCCTTCGTTGGTCTGCAACGGCTGACTTTGGGTGCGCTTCTGCTAGCCAGCGATCGTCTACCTTGGGCTCGCCTTCTCTGTTGGCTTGTAGCATCCGACCCCACCCGCCATGTTTGCCAGCTTGTGGCGCCCGACCTCGTCATGCCTCCTCCGCTGGCTAGAGGCCAACCCTGTGCACGCCGC
This genomic interval carries:
- the LOC136511898 gene encoding uncharacterized protein; this encodes MGDKPITTISDEEAKEPTTLDEEEDIEALAEPPDWLPDGWIMEVYHAEDGTIIRYYTSPISNYTFTMKSEVLEYLFSGIDERMLESKERGAENTLQRQHEWLPKGWVMEIRAGGEKTDKMYKFYVHSITGVRLLSKQDVLLYINEAKVSGCDTNGQCDTSSEDNILAKVDFRPSGLPEGWVKEIVYRKTKEGLIRRDPYYTDPASSYTFRTLKSALSFLETGTVSKHAIIQRTSVHDLYSFEISTDMHESLRNRLIVNEKPYQEPTRSSRSRRALKIEHDLNIDDSKDGDTSGGTDSANESE